The segment TCCGTTCGGCTCCGAGCTCTGCTTTCGCGCTACGCCGTCTGCGGCCGTCGGCGGCGAGCTGGTCTGCTGGGACGGTGCGACGGCCCCCGATGTCTACGATCTGCGCGCCGGCGTCGCGGGCTCCACGCCGGATGCCCTGACGGTCCTCGGCGACCGGCTCTTCTTCAGCGCGCTGGTGGACGACACCGGCAGAGAGCCCTGGAGCCACGAGAACTTCCTGACGCCCGAGCTGGTGGGCGATCTGCGCGCCGGTGCCGCCTCCTCGAGTCCGGCCTCGTTCGTGCAGCACGGTCCGCTGATCCATCTCCGGGCATCGGACAGCGGTGGACAGGGCCGCGTGTGGGTCGACGATGGTGTCGATCCCCCGGCGATGGTGTCGACGACCTTCGACGTCGAAGGGGGGCTGGCGAGTTGGGGCGGCAGGCTCCTGGTCGGTGGCTACGAGGAGGATGGGCCGCAGGGCGAAGGGCCGACCGGACTCTATGTCCAGCGCGCCACGGGCTTCACCTCGACGCCCTGGGCGGGGGGGCCACTGCCCAGCATCAACGGCTTTCTGGCGCACCGCAACGCGCTCTACTTCCGGGCGACTCCGTCGACGAACGAGAGCGATCTCTTCCGCCATTGCGGCAATGGCAGTGTCGAGCGGGTCACCGACCAGTTTGCCGACCTGTCGTTCGTCGACAGTCGCCCGGTGCTCTTCCAGGGCCGGCTCTTCTTCGCCGTCGACGACGACGTCTTCGGCCGCGAGCTCTGGGCGATCGACCCGATGACGGCGGTCTTCTGCGACGGCTTCGACGACGGCCACGACGACGACTGGACCGCGAGCGTGCCGTAGCGACCCTCGACGAAGCGCGGCTTCAGCCCTTGGAGGTCCCGGGTTGCGCGAGCTCGCGCAGGAGAAAGGCGCGCGCCCGTTGCCAGTCGCGGCGGACGGTGCGCTCGTTCCTCCCGAGGGCGAGGGCGAGCTCGGCGTCGGTCATGCCGGCGAAGAAGCGGCCTTCGACGAGCCTGGCGAGCTGCGCATCGACAGCCTCCAGCCGGTCGAGCGCGCGATCGAGCGCCACGACGTCGACGGCGACCGCCTCGACGCGAGCATCCGCCTCCAGGAGCTCGACAGGCACGGCGCCGCCGCCGCGCTTGCCGGCGACCCGGCTGCGCGCCGCGTCGACGAGGATCTGACGCATCGCCCGCGCTGCCAGGGCGAAGAAGTGCTGCCGGTCCTGGATGGCGACGGGCGCCCCCTGCGAGAGCTTGAGGAACGCCTCGTGGACGAGGACGGTGGTCGAGAGCGTGTCGCCCGGCCGGCTCCTCGCGCGCTGGCGACGGGCGAGCCGGTGCAGCTCCCCATAGACTGCGGCAAAGGCGCGCTCCAGCGCGGCGCGATCGCCTTCGCGCGCAGCGGCGAGCAGCTGGGTGACGGATTCGTCAGCCACGTCCCGCCACGATACGACCGCGCCCGCGCGACACGCAAGGCGCAAGAGGTTCGGGCTAAGGCACCCGGCTCGACCAGGCGAGCATCCCCGCCGACTCGAAGCCGTCGGCGAACAGGCGGCAGGGACCGCTCGAGATGCCGCTGTTCCTCACCCGGACATCCTCGATCGACTCGAGCCGCGCGCCCCCCGTCGTCCGCAACAGGCTCGTCCAGCAGCCGGCGACCCCCGCCGCCGTACCGTCGAGCGAGAGCCCGGCGAGCGTCACGTCGTTCGCCGCGCCGCTCACCTCGATCGTGCCGGTCACGATCGAGAGCCCCGAACCGGCGCCTTCGACCGCGACGTCGCGCGCGACGACGACGTTCTCGGGATAGCTCCCGGCGGCGAGTTGGATCGCCGTGCACGCGACGTCGCGCACCCTGGGCCTCGAGGGCTGCGCGGGTCGGGTTCGCGTCCTTTCCGATCGAGACGCCGCCGCCATAGCGGTTGAGCAGCAGCGGCGCGTCCTGCTGCGGATCGAAGAGGCCGGGCCGGGATCGTGCCTGGAGCCCTTTGCCCTCCATGGTGAGGGAATACTCGGCTGTCAGCCGTTGAGTGGCGCTGTGCACCACGGTCAGGGCGCCGTCTTCGCGCGGGAAACTGCCGACGGGCTGCATCCGGCGATTGCCGATGCCGACGCGGTTGCCCACGGCGTTGTAGACACGAACGTCCGGGCCCTCGCTGTAGGACGTCCAGATGCCGGCGGAGCCGGTGTCGTCCGGGGCACAGGCCCAGACGCCGGTTACGCGTTTCGCGATCTGGCCGTCGGGACAGGAGAGCGTGGCCAGGCTGTCGTCGTCGGCGCAGACCCAGTTCGTTGCGCGCCACGAGACCGGCGCCGGCCGGCGAGTGGCTGAGGCCGAGGACGCCGAAGGCGTTGCCGGAGCTGTCGGGATTCTCGCCGCGGATGGCGGCGATGCCGGTGGCCACTCCGGCTTGCGAGCCACCCCCGGGTGCGCCCGTCGCGGTCGAGCCGGAACACCGCGAGCTCGTAGCCGGTCGCGCCGGGCAGCGCGCTCCAGGTGAAGATCGGAGAGGCGCTGGTCGCTTCAACCGCGCGGTCGCGCTCGCCGGGCGAGACCGCGACGAGGTCGGCGCGCGCCGCGGGATAGGTGGGCCCTGCGAGCAGGGCGGCGGCCAGGGCGAGCCCGGCGGCTCGGCAGGCGGCATCCGGTCGGTTCAGGCCAGGTATTCACGCGAGGCAGGGCCGAATCCGGGCATCAGCGGAGACGCTCGACGATTTGGCGTGCGTAGGCTTCGTACTGCTCGCGCAAGTCGACCTTGCGGCCGTCGCCGTGGGTGAAGAGGTACTCCCCCTTCGCGCCGCCGGAAGCGAGCGCTGTGCCGTCGAGGATGAGGGTGATGGCAGTGCCGTCCGCCAGGATCACCTGATTCAGCCAGCCGGCGTCCGACCGGCGCCCGCGGAGTCCGCCGCCGAGGTCGACCTCCGCGCCGCCGAGGAACGGCGTCGGTACGTAGCGGCCCACCGAGATCGAGACGCCCAGGCGCTGGTCGTCGACCGTCCACCAGCAGACCGAATCCGAGTCGACCTCGCGCTCCACGGCACCGGCGTAGGAGCTGATGCGCTCGATGTCCGCCGGCGTGATGAGGGTGCAGGGCTCGGATAGCGCTCCCTTCGCCGACCTCGCTGTCTGCGCACTCCCCGACGGCTCCGCAGCGGCGCGCGCCGCTGTCTCTCCGTCTTCGCCGCAGCCGGCGAGGCTTGAGGCCAGCAGCACCAGCGCCGGCCAGGTTCCCTTCCCGCGTCTCCTCAGCATCGCCTCTCCTCCTGGTCTCGGAAGGGGAAAACGTCGAAGCGCCCGGAATCCGGGCGTCCAGGGAGCTCGCCCGGATCTCGCGCCCCCGACTACGATTTCGGCGCGATGCGCCTCGCCAGCGCGCTGATCTTCGCCGACGACCTCGAACGGGGTTCGACGGCCGGCTGGTCGTTGCGGGTGCCTTAGGGCGGGTTGCCTGGACAGGCGGCGAGCGCCCGTTCCGCGGCCTGGCGATCGGGGTGTGCGGGTCCCAGAGCCTTGGTGAGGAGTCTCACCGCTTCGGAAAGGAGGGGCTGGCACCGGTCGGTGCGCCCGGGCTCGTCGAGTGCCGCGCCGAGCAGGGTGAGCGTTTTTCCGGTGGCGAGGTTGCCTTCGGGGGAGTTCGTGCGGCGGATCGCGAGCGCCTCCTCGAGCTTCGTCTGCGCCCCGCTCCGCCTACCCTGGCGCAGCAGAAGATCGCCCTGGCGCTCGAGCGTGTCGGCGTGGAAGTCGCTCGCCCCGAGCTCGGTCGCGACCTCGGTCGCTCGCGCAGCCTCGAGCTCGCGCTGTGCGTCGGCGAAGGCGCCACGCCGGGCGAGTGCCGAGCCCAGCGCCGAGCGGGCGAACGCGGTGTCGCCGTGCGCCGTGCCGAACAGTCCGGTGAAGATCCCGACGGCCTCGCGGGCGAGCGCTTCGGCGCGCGCGGTCTCGCCCGCGACGAGGGCGATGTTCGAGGCCTGCACCAGCGTGTAGCCCAGCGTCTGCGGCTGTTTGGCGTCGCGCAGGGCTGAGGCCACCCGTTCGAGGGCCTCCAGGGCTTCGGCAAAGTCGCCGTCGTACGCCGCCAGGCGCGCCTGCAGACGGATCGAGAGCAGCGTCTCGCCGTGCGCCGCACCGAGCACACGGATCAATCGCTCGGGGAGGTCCTCGAGGGCGCGCCGGGCCTCGTCCCGGCGGCCGAGCGTCGAGAGCGCGACGATCTCGTTCAGCGTGGCGGAGAGCGTCAAGGGCGCGTCGGGGCCTTCGACCTCTCGGGCGAGCGCGGCGGTCTCGTGGGCCGCCGTTGCCGCTTCCGCAGTTCGACCGCTGTTGATCAGCTGGGAGGTCCGTGTCGTCAGCACATGGAGGAGGATCGCGCTATCGGCGCCGAAGCGCTCGCGTGCATCGACCGCCGCGCGCTCGATCCAGGCGGCGGCCTCGGCGTAGCGTCCGAGGGCGAAGACCGACTTGGCGAGCCCGACGCGCGACTCGATCGCAGCCTCCTGGTCCTCGCGCTCGGTGCTCTCGCCGAGGCGCGGGCCGGCGAGCCGTTCGAGCTCCGCAGCCTCTTCGAAGGCGTTGCGCTGGTAGCGGATCTCGGCGAGCAGCCGGCGGGCGCGGGCGGTCGCGAGCGAGCCGTCGCCGGCGACGGCAATGCGGGCGTCGAGCACCCGTCGCGCAAGCGGCTCCGCTTTCTCGTACTCGCCGAGCTGCAGATAGACCGAGGCGATCTCGGCGAGCAACGGGAGCTGCAGCTCGGGGCGCCCGGCGAGCTCGCGATCGACGCGGTCGACGCCGGCCGCGAGCATCTCGCGGTCGGTCATCACTCGCCCCTGCGCCTGGTTGGGGTCGGCGCTCGCGAAGAGGCTGACGAGGAAGGCGCGGGAGGTCTCGGCGATCTCGGCTTCGTCGCGGGCGCGCGCCGCCTCGCGTTCGGCGCGGCGGGCCTGCGTGACCGCCACGGCGAGCGCTGTCATGAGGGCGGTTACTGCGACCACCGAGAGCACGAGTGCCAACCGATGGCGGCGCGCGAACTTCCGCATCCGGTATGCGGGCGAGTCGCCGCGCGCCTCGACCGGGCGTCCCTGCAGATGCCGGTGCAGGTCGCTGGCGAGCGCCTCGACGGAGGGGTAGCGGCGCTCGGGCTCCTTGGCCATGGCGCGCTGGACGATGCGCTCGAG is part of the Thermoanaerobaculia bacterium genome and harbors:
- a CDS encoding sigma-70 family RNA polymerase sigma factor, with protein sequence MADESVTQLLAAAREGDRAALERAFAAVYGELHRLARRQRARSRPGDTLSTTVLVHEAFLKLSQGAPVAIQDRQHFFALAARAMRQILVDAARSRVAGKRGGGAVPVELLEADARVEAVAVDVVALDRALDRLEAVDAQLARLVEGRFFAGMTDAELALALGRNERTVRRDWQRARAFLLRELAQPGTSKG
- a CDS encoding DUF3558 family protein, whose protein sequence is MLRRRGKGTWPALVLLASSLAGCGEDGETAARAAAEPSGSAQTARSAKGALSEPCTLITPADIERISSYAGAVEREVDSDSVCWWTVDDQRLGVSISVGRYVPTPFLGGAEVDLGGGLRGRRSDAGWLNQVILADGTAITLILDGTALASGGAKGEYLFTHGDGRKVDLREQYEAYARQIVERLR
- a CDS encoding serine/threonine protein kinase, which produces MGRVFLGERRGEGFLQRAAVKLLSVGAQESLRHQLFLAERGILARLEHPGIARMLDAGVADDGTPYLVMELVEGRTITQACRETRASVDERLALFLEVCSAVEYAHRNLVVHRDLKPSNVMVDGAGRVKLLDFGIAKLLSPGAEAPPSQPTLLRALTPQYAAPEQVTGGSITTATDVYALGVLLFELLAGRLPYSLADQSPFTVEQAIVGAEPVRLPQAAIADASRPEGARLARRLAGDLERIVQRAMAKEPERRYPSVEALASDLHRHLQGRPVEARGDSPAYRMRKFARRHRLALVLSVVAVTALMTALAVAVTQARRAEREAARARDEAEIAETSRAFLVSLFASADPNQAQGRVMTDREMLAAGVDRVDRELAGRPELQLPLLAEIASVYLQLGEYEKAEPLARRVLDARIAVAGDGSLATARARRLLAEIRYQRNAFEEAAELERLAGPRLGESTEREDQEAAIESRVGLAKSVFALGRYAEAAAWIERAAVDARERFGADSAILLHVLTTRTSQLINSGRTAEAATAAHETAALAREVEGPDAPLTLSATLNEIVALSTLGRRDEARRALEDLPERLIRVLGAAHGETLLSIRLQARLAAYDGDFAEALEALERVASALRDAKQPQTLGYTLVQASNIALVAGETARAEALAREAVGIFTGLFGTAHGDTAFARSALGSALARRGAFADAQRELEAARATEVATELGASDFHADTLERQGDLLLRQGRRSGAQTKLEEALAIRRTNSPEGNLATGKTLTLLGAALDEPGRTDRCQPLLSEAVRLLTKALGPAHPDRQAAERALAACPGNPP